From the genome of Primulina huaijiensis isolate GDHJ02 chromosome 11, ASM1229523v2, whole genome shotgun sequence:
TTTGTCTCCATTTCGTGATGAAATCAAATGTCAGTTCCGAGTTGTACTATGCAGATGACAGTGACATGGACTAGTGGGTACAATATAGATGAAGCGACGCCTTTTGTGCAGTGGGTTAGCAAGGGGCATAAAAATAAGCGGTCACCAGCCGGGACTTTGACTTTTGATAGAAGCAGCATGTGTGGTATGATATATTCACGCAATGAGTTACATTGATGACTATTTATTGCCTTCTTATTTTGTTCAATTAATCTATGATTCTGTTGGTGATAATTGTTCCAAAATTCCTAGCACACATtgctcaacatatctttcacgTGGTTCGAAAATTGATATTCTATCTACTTGTCTATttagtagtttttttttaaaaaaattttgcgtTTTGAATTGTGTGCTGGACATATCTTTCATGTGGTTTCAAAATCGATATTCAGTTTACTTCTCTATTTCTCCATTTACATCGTATTTTGAACTATCTTTGGGAGTTCACTCACTCATCAGCAATATCAATATTAGACTACAAGTTGGAAGTGCGTCCATTTTTCTGGCAACGATATCGTGTTCCAACTCTTGTATATGTCCAAAAGTAGAAGAAATTTACTATTTTAATATtgttcttttaaattttaagatcTACATGTTATAACTATACAGTGTACTGTGATTACAGATATAATGCAAATAAATTGAACATGAATGATGGTAACTGACAAAAATTTTTACAATGGCTGATAGGCTCACCTGCGCGAACAGTTGGTTGGCGTGATCCTGGTTTTATACATACTAGTTTTCTAAAAGATTTGTGGCCAAATACTATGTAAGTTCTGAAAAGGTTATGTTTTGGCAGAACTAATTCCACCCACCCTGACCTGAATTGTTGCAAACAAACATATACACTATTTTGTAACCGCACTAAGTTCTGCAGATACACATACAAGATGGGTCACCTCTTATCCAATGGTTCTTGTATTTGGAGCAAGACATATTCATTCAGGTCTTCGCCATATCCAGGGCAAGACTCTTTGCAGCGGGTCATAATATTTGGTGACATGGGAAAGGTACAGAGTAGGTGTCTGAAATTAACGTGCATTATTTTCCCTATGATCGATGTTAGAAAATTTAAGAAGAGAAAACATTAGCAGTCTTTCCACAGGTGGTTTTCATCACTTGCGGACCCAATATGGTTTGCATCCTTGATCCTTAATGGAAAGCAAATACTCTACCATTTGACTAGCTGGTTATCAGCATCAACTGAATTAATAAATGAAAGCTTTAGTTTAGACGGATGGAATTTAGCTCTGAATAGGCATATTATTTGTAGCTTGTTCCATCATTACCACCATGCACACGAGCACTTTCCTTCATTGCTAAAATCAACTACTTGCACGGCAAATAGTTCACTATTTCATCAAAGGAAGCGTCTCATGTATGTGTGGTGTGGTGAAGTAATAAAACATGTAGGTTATACTTTAACTCATTTACAGGGGGAGGAGAGGCCAACAGGGGGAAATCTCTCCTCTTCTTTCTTACATTATTCTATGTCTATCCATATTTTTCTGTAGTATAtattacataaatatgataCTTAGCGATCCCTAAACTCTTAAcaatcttttaatttaaattattttttggctCAATCACTGCATTGCTTTCAGGCAGAGCGTGATGGTTCAAATGAGTATAGCAATTATCAGCCTGGCTCTTTGATTACAACGGACCAGCTCATTAAAGATCTTGGTAACTTTGACATAGTTTTCCATATAGGAGATATCGCATATGCGAATGGCTATATTTCACAATGGGACCAGTTCACAGCACAGGTGGAACCTATAGCATCAACTGTGCCATATATGATTGCAAGGTTTTCTTCATTTGATTGGTCATACAAGAATTGTTCAttactttttgttttttttaaaataaaatttgatttattgTCATATGATAGTGGAAACCATGAGCGCGACTGGCCTGGGACAGGGTCATTTTATGACACCAGGGATTCTGGAGGAGAATGTGGTGTTTTGGCTGAGACGATGTTCTACGTTCCTGCAGAGAATAGAGCCAAATTTTGGTGAGTTGAATTCTTTCATAATTTTGCCTGGTTGAGCGAAAATTCTGTCATGTTTGTTGGGCTGAACAATGACTATTCATTTGATGAATTTGATAGAAACTAATTCTTCTAATACAAGTACCAATGCAGATGGTTTAAACATAATATACACTTACTTTGCATCACAAGGATTATTTACAGAAAGATAACTAGCATAATGTATCACCTGAGACTTCAACTTGGGATTTCCGCCAACTTCAATATGATATACACATACATTATCTGTGCTTGCTACTCTCTTCCTTCCCGCACCTGCAAAAACTAGGTTGTGTTTGGGTTAGTTCTTCAGTGTTTCTGGGAATCTGGAGACGTGGCTtctgaaatatatttttggtaATTATAACagagaatttgatttatgttttgttttgGTTTCTGAAGGACATTTCTATTGTATatcttatattatatagtaatatGTTAGATAAGGAATGTTACATTATGTGTTTAGGATTATAAAGATTTGTGGCTTATGCTGTAACTTTAAAATACAATGTATTATATCAGAATATAGCATAACGGTAAAGTATTTCATCCCTTCTCAACAATTTCATCTACTTGCAACTCATGGGAATCAAACTAGTGatattggctctgataccaattgtaagacCATTATGTTTTGCTTTATCAATAGCTGATGGTGGTAATGGTGccacttaaaattttcaaagtaCTAGTAGCAAAGCACGTGCGTTGTACGTGGGTAACGAACTTGAATTAAATATGAATATTgatcataaattttcaaatcaacGTAGACACATAATTTTtgcacaaattattcaataaaaaatattattatttcacagtttatatatcatttcaaacaattatgatttaatttatccaatttttttcttgttcgatatatttttcatctttttctatttttcttacTTCTTTGTTCGATTAAATTCAGCAATCTCATAATCATATCTTATTTCCATTGTTTTAATCATCGAATTTGATGTTGATTAATTTCTTTGATGCTTGCCTTATTTTTTCTTATGaccttattttgtttatttgagtAGTTCACACTTCGGGTCTTACTTCATTTTATTccctcttttctttttttgaaatcTCACTTGGTTTCTTCACATCTTTCACCACTATTGACAACACATCATTGTTCTTAGTAATTAATTAGTctaatttgaaatgaaacttGTGATATTTCTTGTTTCGTTATTTAAGGTTCTCTTTATgtttaaacatatatttttcctgTTAATGAATTAAACTCATACTTCAATAAATTTTCAACTCTCTCATTTGGACACATGCAGAAAATTTacaatcattaaaaaatttcaGTCTCATATTGCACTCATATTGTTCTCATTTATTTCATGTCccaacatatttatatattccaCAAAAAAATCTGTTATTTCCAGATTATTATTCTTTCACAAGACGAATGAAAAAAACTACAACCTCAAAACTGGTCTATGTTGTCTTATATTTAGGTTATGTAACACTCTAAATCAAATAATGGTAATTTAAGTTTTTCCTTCAAATATGTTGGATAATTATGTCGCAAAGTAGTAAAAATTtcgatgaaaaaataataaatcatcatAAACGAAACATATGAATCAATTATTTGAAATCAGAGGATAGAAGTGCATTTTATAATGTctaaatacaaataataaagGGTGAAAAAATGAGCACATAGGcaaatctaaaatataaattaaattttttacttaTATAGTTTGTATTTTTAAGAAATGACATTCACTTCGACGCCATAGTCCAATTATTCATGGGTATGAACTTTGATTTACAATCATGTTTCAAAACAAATGAGTGGAAAAAGAAAGGAACTAAGATAATTAAGAATCAAGAAATAaccatattttttaattttttggaaaaatcaTGGTTACATCACATTTTTTCAACATTTTCATGGAATCaatgatattaaaaatatatcaattgatAACTCAGTATTCCACTCCAATGTATAAttgtttaataataataaaagatagtCATTGTATATACATTTCCATTTGAATGAAAAACTCTGATTTGAAATctgaaaaaagttaaaaaatagaGAAATCATAAGAGTCatataaagtttttttaaataatatcaacTTAACACAgcgataattaaaaataaattaaacaatttacATATTCAATATCGGAGGGAAAACAATCTGAACACATGATATATAAAGTTTAATTGTTTAGAAAAAATGAAGAGACCATACAATATCGGGTTGATGAATATGTATTGATTAACAAAAAACTAGTTCAAAGTACCTGAATGATTAtatgaaattattataaaatgaaaaaaacatgGTCGAATATACCTACGTTATAAGAATAATAAGAATATGCATTGTAGTTGCATAAAAAAACCAAGCAAATTTTTGTCGATAAAATATCACTTATCcgaatgaaattaaaatttttttactgctaattaattgtgttaattaattgaaaatattgtgaaatgaagtaatataaataattataatcagAATTacgaaaattgaaaaatttgtgataaataatttaccatgaatatgttttaatttatataacatTATATTTCAATTGACTCGAATGGAcaatattaaatattgaattcATGAACATTTTAACAAAATACACAAACTAAAATAACAAGAAGACATATATTagagataaatttattatttaggAGAAATATGACAAATCTAATGCATATGAATGCAACTtcataatttcaatttttgtaCAAAAAAAGTTTAATCtatcattatttatataaaaatctatGTACCAAAATTGAAGAACACACATTAATTATACATAGTTCAATCAAAACAATATACATTAGATTAACACTAATATAATTTCGTTAGTATATTAACTCATTTGACTCAAAAAGAGCTCAACACATTCACAtgagaatgaaaataatgatcatcatctacaaaaatttattaaagttaaatGTGTAAATTGAAAGCACGCATTATTTAAATCTGGttgtttttttaacataattgaAGTGAGAAAACTTCCaagttttcaaaattaaaaatataataaaaagattGAACATCGAGATTCGAGAtataattatggaattaaatcGTTTAACCAAAAACAAAGAAAGGAGAAAATTCAAagttaaatattcaaaaaataacaaaattataaaagtaTGTTATAGCAGTAAAAGAAATACGTGTAAGTAGATTGACTAATCTAGTTTTCATTGAAATAAGTTCCATATAACGGAAAACACTTGTCATTCGTTAGTTATTGTGGCATCCTGAAAAGGTCCGGGTCGAAATATGGCTTTCAAATTAAGTTTCGAATTAGTGGACGATGACAGAGAGAGTGGTGATGCCAAGATTGAACATCGAGATGTAACTTTGGAATTAAACCGTCCGtccaaccaaaaataaataataatgaagAAAAGTCATAGTTGAATAGTCAAATGACAACTTTCAAATTAAGTTTCGAATTAGTGGATGCTGACAAAGAGAGTGGCGATGCCAAGATTGAAACTCGATATGTAAATTTGGAATTAAACCGTCTAACCGATAATAAATAATGAAGAAAAGTCAAAGTTGAATAGATAAacgacaaaataataataatgatactCAAATACAAACACAAGGCATACCAAAAGACAAATATAAGGCATGAGGGCAATTTAGTAAACAAACAATGAAAACTCACACTtttataatagataataatagaTAAAGCATCCTATGCACCATGATTTTCATAGCTCTATAACAGAACAATGATTGCTCCTCAAAACTAGTGATACATAAAAGGTTAAATTACAAGTATTGATTATGTTAGTAGATATGAAAATGTGTTGCAAGTATATTGTATGAAAGATAATTACAAATGGGATGGatcaattatttgtttattgGCATGAAGTTACGGCTTATAAGTAACAAGCTTATTGAAGATAAACATTTATGTTCACCGTATTTCATAAGAAGTTGAACATTACAAGTGTCTGGATTGGAACCTTCCTTTTATTAAGATAAGTTTCATCCATTTGCTAATTTTTCAAAGTTAAATCTAATGTTACAATTTTATACACTTGCTCATATCAGGTACTCGACAGATTATGGTATGTTTCACTTCTGCATAGCAGATAGTGAGCACGATTGGAGAGAAGGATCCGAGCAGTACAGTTTCATTGAGCACTGCCTTGCATCAGTAGATCGAAGAAAGCAACCTTGGTTAATTTTTTCTGCTCATCGAGTTCTTGGTTATTCTTCGGACAAGTATTATGGCTTAGAAGGTTCGTTTGAAGAACCTATGGGAAGGGAAAGCCTGCAGAGGCTGTGGCAGAAATACAAGGTGGACATTGCATTTTATGGCCATGTCCACAATTACGAGAGGACTTGCCCGATATATCAGGTAAAATTTTGTTAGTTTCTGCATGATAATGGTTCTTATAATATCTTGAATTATTTTATACA
Proteins encoded in this window:
- the LOC140987713 gene encoding probable inactive purple acid phosphatase 27; its protein translation is MEKKNHFSLAVAALMLAVLLRLNEATIVACSGTDNEQPLSKIAIHKATLALSDSASVKAKPYVLGLEGQDTEWVVVDFRNEDPSNDDWIGVFSPGKFNGSDCYIENDPKEQVPYICTAPIKYQFANFSNSDYAKTGKSSVKFQLINQRADFSFALFGGGLSNPKIVAVSNSISFMNPKAPVYPRLAQGKSWNEMTVTWTSGYNIDEATPFVQWVSKGHKNKRSPAGTLTFDRSSMCGSPARTVGWRDPGFIHTSFLKDLWPNTIYTYKMGHLLSNGSCIWSKTYSFRSSPYPGQDSLQRVIIFGDMGKAERDGSNEYSNYQPGSLITTDQLIKDLGNFDIVFHIGDIAYANGYISQWDQFTAQVEPIASTVPYMIASGNHERDWPGTGSFYDTRDSGGECGVLAETMFYVPAENRAKFWYSTDYGMFHFCIADSEHDWREGSEQYSFIEHCLASVDRRKQPWLIFSAHRVLGYSSDKYYGLEGSFEEPMGRESLQRLWQKYKVDIAFYGHVHNYERTCPIYQNRCVNPEKSNYSGIVNGTIHVVVGGGGAHLSEFSSVNTSWSVYKDYDWGFVKLTAFNHSSLLFEYKKSSDGKVYDSFTISRDYRDVLACVHDGCASTTLAT